Proteins encoded by one window of Chloroflexota bacterium:
- a CDS encoding GvpL/GvpF family gas vesicle protein codes for MAEPLYLYGLVHHKGPLSLDAAGMQGREVFSISYLDLAFLASASPREKHEPLPEHVACHNRVLEGVLAMGLTPLPVRFGTMAPPGKVSPEEKVLQLLRRHFGQFRRLLYSIEDRIEMRLSVCWRELPFEQVLAQDEGLRAFRDQVLAVAGGYAGQVELGRRVAGVLDGLREARAQEMLARLRPLAADMRRHPICLEQTVLDCAFLIPWENRAPFEAQVEDLGLLYHEMDFRFIGPVPPFSFVELVIPWEEE; via the coding sequence GTGGCAGAGCCCCTATACCTGTATGGCCTGGTCCACCACAAGGGCCCCCTTTCCCTGGACGCGGCCGGGATGCAGGGCAGGGAGGTCTTTTCCATCTCCTACCTGGATCTGGCCTTCCTGGCCAGCGCCTCCCCCAGGGAGAAACATGAGCCGCTTCCCGAGCATGTGGCCTGCCATAATAGGGTACTGGAGGGGGTGCTGGCGATGGGCCTCACACCCCTCCCCGTCCGCTTTGGCACCATGGCACCTCCTGGCAAGGTGAGCCCGGAAGAGAAGGTGCTCCAGCTCCTGCGCCGCCATTTTGGTCAGTTCCGCCGTCTCCTCTATTCCATTGAGGACCGGATTGAGATGAGGCTTAGCGTCTGCTGGCGGGAGCTACCCTTCGAACAGGTCCTGGCCCAGGATGAAGGCTTGAGGGCCTTCAGGGACCAGGTCCTCGCCGTGGCTGGTGGCTATGCCGGCCAGGTGGAGCTGGGGAGGAGGGTGGCCGGGGTCCTGGACGGGCTGCGGGAGGCCAGGGCCCAGGAGATGCTGGCCCGGCTCCGCCCCCTGGCGGCCGATATGCGCCGCCACCCCATCTGTCTGGAGCAGACGGTCCTGGACTGCGCCTTTCTGATTCCCTGGGAAAACCGGGCGCCTTTTGAGGCCCAGGTGGAAGACCTGGGCCTGCTCTATCACGAGATGGATTTCCGCTTCATCGGCCCCGTCCCGCCCTTCAGTTTTGTGGAGCTGGTCATCCCGTGGGAGGAGGAATAA